The following coding sequences lie in one Gammaproteobacteria bacterium genomic window:
- the ftsA gene encoding cell division protein FtsA produces the protein MARKSEKSMIVGLDIGTSKVVAIVGEVTDAGQIEIIGIGQHPSRGMKKGVVVNIESTVQSIQRAVEEAELMAGCEIHSVYAGIAGSHVKSLNSHGIVAIKDREVTASDVDRVIDAARAVAIPADQRVLHILPQEFVIDQQEGIREPIGMSGVRLEAKVHLVTGSVSAAQNIIKCVRRCGLEVDDIILEQLASSYAVLTEDEKELGVCLVDIGGGTTDVAVFTEGAIRHTSVIPLAGDQVTNDIAVALRTPTQYAEEIKVKYACALRQLANPDDTIEVPGVGDRPSRRLSRQTLAEVVEPRYEELLALVHADLRRSGLEELVAAGVVLTGGSAKMEGVIDLAEEVFHMPVRLGVPQYVSGLSDVVRNPIHATGVGLLLFGYRSRQGGNAENFADKGVSAVWKRMKSWFQGNL, from the coding sequence ATGGCGAGAAAATCTGAGAAAAGCATGATCGTAGGGCTGGATATCGGCACCTCCAAAGTGGTCGCGATTGTCGGCGAAGTGACCGATGCCGGACAGATTGAAATCATCGGCATCGGGCAGCACCCGTCGCGCGGCATGAAGAAAGGCGTGGTGGTCAATATCGAATCCACCGTGCAGTCCATTCAGCGCGCGGTGGAGGAAGCCGAGCTGATGGCCGGCTGCGAAATCCATTCAGTCTACGCCGGGATCGCCGGCAGCCACGTGAAGAGCCTTAACTCGCACGGCATCGTCGCGATCAAGGACCGCGAGGTCACGGCCAGCGACGTGGACAGAGTCATCGACGCCGCGCGCGCGGTGGCGATCCCGGCTGACCAGCGGGTGCTGCATATCCTGCCGCAGGAGTTCGTGATCGATCAGCAGGAAGGTATCCGCGAGCCGATCGGCATGTCCGGCGTGCGCCTGGAGGCGAAGGTGCATCTGGTCACGGGTTCAGTCAGCGCTGCGCAGAACATCATCAAATGCGTGCGCCGCTGCGGACTGGAGGTAGATGACATCATTCTTGAGCAGTTGGCCTCCAGCTACGCGGTGTTGACCGAAGACGAGAAAGAACTGGGCGTGTGCCTGGTCGATATCGGCGGCGGGACCACCGACGTGGCGGTCTTCACCGAGGGCGCGATTCGGCATACCTCGGTCATCCCGCTGGCGGGCGATCAGGTGACCAATGACATTGCCGTGGCGCTGCGCACGCCCACGCAGTACGCCGAAGAGATCAAGGTGAAATATGCGTGCGCGCTGCGCCAGCTGGCGAACCCGGACGACACCATCGAAGTGCCCGGCGTGGGTGACCGGCCCTCGCGACGCCTATCGCGCCAGACTCTGGCCGAGGTGGTGGAGCCGCGTTATGAAGAATTGCTGGCACTGGTGCACGCCGATCTGCGACGCAGCGGTCTGGAAGAGCTGGTGGCGGCTGGCGTGGTGCTGACCGGCGGCAGCGCAAAGATGGAAGGTGTGATTGATCTCGCCGAGGAAGTATTTCACATGCCGGTGCGCTTGGGCGTGCCGCAGTACGTGTCGGGGTTAAGCGACGTTGTGCGTAACCCCATTCATGCAACAGGGGTGGGTCTGCTGTTGTTCGGCTATCGCAGCCGCCAGGGGGGCAATGCGGAAAACTTCGCCGACAAGGGAGTATCGGCGGTCTGGAAACGGATGAAAAGCTGGTTTCAGGGCAATCTCTGA